From a single Cryomorphaceae bacterium 1068 genomic region:
- a CDS encoding T9SS type A sorting domain-containing protein translates to MKYIYPLVVLVLFHASAYSQVVTLPINFEGGVVTTANFTGFGGGTATVIDNPFVDVDNNSVKVARMVRTPATNFAGAFLDLSAPLIFSATSTICMKVYTTAPVGTPVVLKLEDGGAFVEISQLTTVSGGWQTLCFDPPGAPTNFTRLTFLFNLGISGNGTYYFDDIEQPVVLTGNEVLLPLDFEGVDNAGNQIDDSNFGSLGGGFGGANGLDFGAATVIPNPQIGGLNTSATVGQIVRHPGSDQAGAFVRLPVNLNFDAYPIICMNVFTDAPVGTNVTLRIEDTDTGQPDIDAVAVTTVSGEWEPLCFVYQLAPDAYNRLTFLFDLGNSGDGSATSTFLFDDVEQLITPPGFFFTLGSAYFCPGLPVTFTFPGPGTYLWYDDLATTNLVGMGSTFTSPPLFSNTSYYVQDVSTVALPQTDVGPTLLGPADDLSGPRTATMDFNSNIDNGLWHSVDIVSKFINSPGPCTYTVTGRNLTLASSATTVRTIDLTIPANDNAKQEYLFTPPVPMNIGNSMQLEVTLTGGTGCRLRSFQLGGGVPTIPSYPSTTAGGEITYTGYDLVGTPAVQNLRWMGFDYSVSGDVFTDPTVYQVNAIADCANPLPIELLDFWVREHNGDALLAWSTASEINNDRFLLMRTKDGLEFETVGTVSGAGNSSTVLNYTFLDRDPLKGLSYYKLTQVDFDGTESSSELVAFTNESTGGFQLFPNPTSQDLTLTLGEGYDNIEVRIYDLTGRLINQHNFGLADILSFKLTGNPGTYFVEVLVDKERRETFNVMKL, encoded by the coding sequence ATGAAATACATTTACCCACTAGTCGTATTGGTTTTATTTCATGCATCTGCATATAGTCAAGTTGTGACTTTGCCAATAAATTTCGAAGGAGGGGTCGTAACGACAGCCAATTTTACAGGTTTTGGTGGTGGAACTGCAACAGTAATAGACAATCCTTTTGTAGATGTTGACAATAATAGCGTCAAGGTTGCACGAATGGTTCGCACACCTGCCACAAACTTTGCGGGAGCCTTTCTGGATCTCTCCGCACCGCTTATTTTCTCCGCCACGTCTACCATTTGCATGAAAGTTTACACTACCGCTCCCGTCGGCACTCCGGTAGTACTAAAATTGGAAGATGGTGGCGCCTTTGTTGAAATATCTCAGCTTACCACAGTTTCAGGAGGTTGGCAAACCCTTTGTTTTGATCCCCCGGGCGCCCCTACTAATTTCACGCGTTTGACTTTTCTATTCAACTTGGGTATCTCAGGAAACGGAACCTACTATTTTGACGATATAGAACAACCGGTTGTCCTAACAGGAAATGAAGTCTTACTACCATTGGATTTTGAAGGTGTCGACAATGCAGGAAACCAAATTGATGACAGTAACTTCGGCTCTTTAGGCGGAGGTTTTGGTGGAGCTAATGGTTTAGATTTCGGCGCTGCTACCGTTATTCCAAACCCACAAATCGGTGGGCTCAATACGAGTGCCACCGTGGGTCAAATTGTGCGTCACCCTGGTTCTGACCAAGCAGGAGCTTTTGTGCGCCTTCCCGTCAATTTAAACTTTGACGCCTACCCGATTATTTGTATGAATGTCTTTACAGATGCTCCCGTAGGTACCAATGTAACTCTGAGAATAGAAGATACCGACACGGGACAGCCGGATATTGACGCTGTAGCCGTTACGACCGTATCGGGAGAATGGGAACCGCTTTGTTTTGTATATCAGCTCGCACCCGATGCCTATAATCGACTCACATTCCTCTTTGACCTTGGAAATAGTGGAGATGGATCTGCTACTTCCACTTTCCTTTTTGACGATGTAGAGCAGCTCATCACTCCGCCCGGCTTCTTCTTCACCCTAGGTAGTGCGTATTTTTGTCCGGGACTGCCCGTGACATTTACCTTTCCCGGACCTGGCACATACCTGTGGTATGATGACCTCGCTACCACAAATCTAGTAGGAATGGGTAGTACCTTTACCTCTCCTCCACTCTTTAGTAATACATCCTATTACGTTCAAGATGTTTCTACCGTCGCGCTTCCACAAACGGACGTTGGACCGACTCTACTCGGACCTGCAGATGACTTATCCGGTCCTCGAACGGCTACAATGGACTTCAATTCCAATATAGACAATGGCTTATGGCATAGTGTCGATATCGTTTCAAAATTCATCAATTCACCAGGTCCGTGCACCTATACCGTTACCGGACGTAATCTAACCTTAGCGTCATCTGCGACCACAGTGCGAACCATTGACTTGACAATCCCCGCCAACGATAACGCAAAACAGGAATATCTCTTTACGCCTCCCGTTCCCATGAACATTGGAAACAGTATGCAACTGGAAGTTACCCTCACCGGAGGGACGGGCTGTCGACTGAGAAGTTTTCAATTAGGAGGTGGTGTACCAACTATTCCAAGTTATCCATCAACTACAGCAGGAGGAGAAATAACATATACAGGATATGATCTTGTCGGTACCCCTGCAGTTCAGAATCTACGTTGGATGGGATTTGACTACAGTGTTTCGGGCGATGTTTTTACCGACCCCACCGTTTACCAAGTCAACGCCATCGCCGATTGTGCAAACCCTCTTCCCATCGAACTGCTGGATTTCTGGGTTCGTGAGCACAACGGAGATGCCTTGCTCGCTTGGTCTACAGCCTCAGAAATTAACAATGATAGATTCCTTCTCATGCGAACCAAAGACGGACTTGAATTCGAAACAGTTGGCACGGTGAGTGGCGCGGGAAATTCTTCTACGGTGCTTAATTACACTTTCTTGGATCGCGATCCTTTGAAGGGTTTGAGCTATTACAAACTGACGCAAGTAGACTTTGATGGTACGGAATCGTCGAGTGAGTTGGTGGCATTTACCAATGAAAGCACGGGGGGATTTCAGCTCTTCCCCAACCCTACTTCTCAGGACTTGACCCTGACGCTCGGCGAAGGCTACGACAACATAGAAGTGCGTATTTACGACTTGACCGGTCGCCTGATCAATCAACACAACTTTGGTTTAGCTGATATCCTGAGTTTTAAGCTTACCGGTAATCCCGGGACCTACTTTGTGGAGGTTTTGGTAGACAAGGAAAGACGGGAGACATTCAATGTGATGAAGTTGTAA
- a CDS encoding SIMPL domain-containing protein: MKILQTATLLLLFSACAFGQNTTNAQIENPYIEVTGTAEKEVIPDEIYISITLRERPSGRDQITVEEQEGQLKDALKEIGVSTDNLFLSDANADYINVKWSKKEVVSVANYLLMVDSASTVGRVFEKLDELKIDDANISKVSHSKIREFKKEVHIMAIKAAKDKADYLLAAIGEKTGKALVVKETYEGVRDDRYSNVQIQDLEVIQFNLEGRQESKNKVLLQFKKIKLQASIYVKFGIEQ, encoded by the coding sequence ATGAAAATACTTCAAACGGCCACTCTGCTCCTTCTTTTTAGCGCATGCGCATTTGGTCAAAACACAACGAATGCCCAGATAGAAAATCCTTATATTGAAGTTACGGGAACAGCCGAAAAGGAAGTGATTCCGGATGAAATCTATATTTCCATAACACTTCGCGAGCGGCCATCAGGAAGAGATCAAATAACGGTAGAGGAACAGGAAGGACAACTCAAGGATGCCTTGAAGGAAATAGGCGTTTCTACTGACAATCTTTTCCTGTCTGATGCCAACGCCGATTACATTAACGTGAAATGGTCGAAGAAGGAAGTAGTCTCTGTAGCCAATTACCTTTTGATGGTAGATAGCGCTTCCACCGTCGGTCGTGTGTTCGAGAAACTGGACGAATTGAAAATAGATGATGCCAACATCTCCAAGGTGAGTCATTCTAAAATCAGGGAATTCAAAAAAGAAGTGCACATCATGGCGATTAAAGCGGCCAAAGACAAAGCTGATTACCTACTGGCAGCTATAGGAGAGAAAACAGGTAAGGCACTGGTTGTAAAAGAGACCTATGAAGGTGTCAGAGACGACAGGTATTCAAACGTTCAAATACAGGATTTAGAAGTTATTCAGTTTAATTTGGAAGGACGCCAAGAGAGCAAGAATAAAGTACTACTTCAATTCAAAAAGATCAAACTCCAAGCTTCGATCTATGTGAAATTTGGGATTGAGCAGTAG
- a CDS encoding iron-containing alcohol dehydrogenase, with protein sequence MNNFEFKNPTKILFGKGQIANIKNEIPQEAKVLVLYGGGSIKTNGIYEQVMGALSDHKVFEFGGIPANPEYNILLNALQVIKDENITYLLAVGGGSVIDGTKFLSAAALYNGDEPWEILAKNIPTLKGMPFGAVLTLPATGSEMNSGAVITRAETKEKRTMGGAGLFPVFSVLDPQVIQSIPHRQIANGITDAFTHVLEQYLTYPAGAHLQDRFAESILQTLIEVAPKILKDRNDYTAASNFMWSCTMALNGLIQKGVPTDWAVHAMGHELTALYGIDHARTLAIIAPGHYQFNFESKKEKLAQYAERVWNITEGSLEDKAKAAIEKTEAFFNGLGIDTKLSKYTERYEGTAEEISKRFKDRGWEGLGEHKKLQPEDIEEIVKLSY encoded by the coding sequence ATGAACAATTTTGAATTTAAGAACCCGACCAAAATTCTCTTTGGAAAAGGTCAGATAGCAAACATAAAAAATGAAATCCCTCAAGAGGCTAAGGTCCTCGTTCTATACGGTGGCGGAAGCATTAAAACCAATGGGATTTACGAACAGGTGATGGGTGCCTTGAGTGACCATAAAGTGTTCGAGTTTGGCGGTATTCCTGCCAATCCCGAATACAATATCCTTCTAAATGCACTTCAGGTGATCAAGGATGAGAACATCACTTACTTGCTGGCCGTGGGCGGCGGTTCGGTGATAGACGGTACCAAGTTTCTTTCGGCTGCGGCCCTCTACAATGGCGATGAGCCTTGGGAAATTCTCGCTAAGAACATTCCGACGCTAAAAGGGATGCCATTCGGTGCGGTGCTCACATTGCCCGCCACAGGATCAGAAATGAATTCAGGGGCGGTAATCACCCGAGCAGAGACCAAAGAGAAACGAACCATGGGTGGCGCAGGTTTATTTCCTGTTTTTTCGGTTCTAGATCCTCAGGTGATACAATCCATACCTCACCGACAGATTGCCAATGGAATTACGGATGCCTTTACACACGTTTTGGAGCAGTACCTCACCTACCCTGCCGGCGCACATCTGCAGGATAGATTTGCCGAAAGCATTTTGCAAACGCTTATAGAGGTAGCACCCAAAATATTGAAAGATCGCAACGACTACACTGCAGCGTCCAACTTTATGTGGAGCTGTACTATGGCGCTCAATGGATTGATCCAAAAAGGAGTTCCCACAGACTGGGCGGTACATGCAATGGGGCATGAGCTTACCGCACTTTACGGTATCGATCATGCCAGAACACTGGCCATCATTGCACCGGGTCATTATCAATTCAACTTTGAGTCAAAAAAGGAAAAGCTGGCGCAATATGCCGAGAGGGTTTGGAACATAACTGAAGGCTCTCTCGAGGATAAAGCGAAAGCAGCCATTGAAAAAACAGAGGCATTTTTCAACGGCCTTGGGATTGATACCAAGCTCTCTAAGTACACGGAAAGATACGAAGGCACCGCTGAAGAAATCTCCAAACGATTTAAGGATCGCGGTTGGGAAGGACTGGGCGAGCACAAAAAACTACAACCCGAGGATATCGAAGAAATTGTAAAACTGTCTTATTAG
- a CDS encoding DUF1853 family protein — MNAKSRIASILRAESLDFSITGFKTFHLSGINLESPVKFPLPANVRLGHLAEKIVSRLIKASSNFELIDENIQIIEERRTVGELDFILREIDTNQFIHLELAYKFYLFDPNISDEPIKNWIGPNRNDSLKEKLEKLKRKQFPLLYHPHVKTRLHEIELDQVSQALCLLASLYIPYEYEEVLSPAYAKAVKGYYLNWKTFAGLDYPSRTYHIPLKKEWGMDPSDNKIWAEFKDVEEALVKSLSEKQARLCWQKDGDSYSEFFIVWW, encoded by the coding sequence ATGAACGCCAAGTCTAGAATTGCATCCATTTTAAGAGCGGAGAGTCTGGACTTTTCCATCACGGGGTTTAAGACTTTTCATTTGTCCGGAATAAATCTCGAATCGCCTGTTAAATTTCCATTGCCGGCCAACGTAAGGCTTGGACATTTGGCAGAAAAAATTGTTTCGAGATTAATCAAGGCATCATCCAATTTCGAACTGATCGATGAAAATATTCAGATCATTGAAGAGAGAAGAACCGTAGGCGAACTTGACTTTATACTCCGAGAGATTGATACCAATCAATTTATCCATTTGGAGTTGGCCTACAAGTTTTACCTTTTCGACCCAAACATTTCTGATGAACCAATCAAAAACTGGATTGGTCCGAATAGGAACGATTCTTTAAAAGAAAAATTGGAAAAATTGAAGCGAAAACAATTTCCTCTTCTTTACCACCCACATGTCAAAACCAGGCTCCATGAGATAGAATTAGACCAAGTATCTCAAGCGCTCTGCCTCTTGGCTTCACTGTATATTCCATACGAATACGAGGAAGTTTTGAGCCCCGCTTATGCGAAAGCGGTAAAAGGCTATTACCTGAATTGGAAGACATTCGCTGGCTTGGACTATCCGTCAAGGACCTATCATATTCCCTTAAAAAAAGAATGGGGAATGGATCCCAGCGACAACAAGATTTGGGCAGAATTTAAAGATGTCGAAGAAGCCCTCGTCAAAAGCTTAAGCGAAAAGCAAGCCCGATTGTGTTGGCAAAAGGACGGTGATTCCTACTCCGAATTTTTTATTGTTTGGTGGTAG
- a CDS encoding SUMF1/EgtB/PvdO family nonheme iron enzyme — MSESRQLAAIMFADIAGFSAMMQTDEKRALALRQKLKDKLESAIEKYDGKIVKWMGDGVICTFNSAVQSIHTAIDVQRAMLQDPVVPMRVGIHQADVIFHDGDVHGDGVNIASRLESFATIGSIFISSKVQDDLKSQSDIETVSLGKYLLKNMEEPVEIFAVSNEGLVVPANKKLEGKGIKYVSDKISIKKRTLLLRIAIVLAILAVSGYFLIPPYLNKLNARNTLLPAIQKIAEDNFYVPTSGFDMAIEAEKYIAEDSALIKLWPRLATTISIETVPSGAEVFWKDYDKPDDEWRSAGSTPLEDLKLPRGYLRMEFRKDGYQTVEYAGPWAKSIGPQIDTVKLDALESLPKDMARIPDNEARMYIVGLEQTGGNEIEEFLMDKFEVTNKEFKEFVDAGGYADTSFWKHPFYAKGVEYTADEAMATFIDKTNQPGPANWEAGTYPDGMESHPVTGISWYEAAAYAVFAKKKLPTIYHWSVVAHTNRTQYIVPLSNFNGKSTVPVGSLSGYSAFGVYDLAGNAREWCMNGSDIKGQNYILGGGWNDPTYAFNDSYTQSAMDRSVANGFRCMKLLEGETAVSQLTADVAPLFRDYSLEKPVDDKTFALILNQFIYDKTPLNPTIEQTINGEGWKAEKIVYDAGYNNEEMEAWLYLPEKAEGPYQPIVFFPGSNGIYSTQYDPEYAPRLMSFVMKSGRALVVPIFKGTHDRHDDLKSDLPDETVFYKDHLIMWGKEVQRTIDYLETRSDIQADKIGYLGWSWGGYMGGIMPAIDKRIKASVLNVGGMVMNKSLPEADQLNYLPRVTQPTLMLNGKHDMFFPAETSQKPMFEFLGTPDAHKKRIVYEAGHLVPRVGFMKESLAWYDRYLGEVK, encoded by the coding sequence ATGTCAGAATCACGTCAACTCGCCGCCATAATGTTTGCAGACATTGCAGGCTTTTCAGCCATGATGCAAACTGATGAAAAGCGAGCTTTAGCTCTGCGGCAAAAGCTGAAAGATAAGCTCGAATCTGCCATAGAAAAGTACGATGGAAAAATCGTTAAATGGATGGGCGATGGAGTGATTTGCACCTTCAACAGTGCCGTTCAGTCAATTCATACCGCCATTGATGTGCAAAGAGCCATGCTCCAAGATCCGGTAGTTCCGATGCGGGTTGGCATCCACCAGGCCGATGTGATTTTTCACGATGGCGACGTGCACGGAGATGGGGTCAATATTGCTTCGCGCCTCGAATCCTTTGCCACAATAGGCAGCATATTCATTTCCTCCAAAGTTCAAGATGATCTTAAGAGCCAGAGTGATATCGAGACGGTTTCTCTGGGCAAGTATCTCTTGAAGAATATGGAAGAGCCGGTGGAGATATTCGCCGTAAGCAATGAAGGCTTAGTGGTTCCTGCGAACAAGAAACTCGAAGGAAAGGGAATCAAATATGTCAGTGACAAAATCTCCATCAAAAAGCGGACACTCCTATTGAGAATCGCGATTGTCTTGGCGATACTGGCGGTGTCGGGCTATTTCCTGATTCCGCCTTACCTCAATAAATTGAACGCCCGTAATACTTTGCTCCCCGCCATTCAAAAAATAGCTGAGGACAATTTCTACGTTCCGACTTCAGGCTTCGACATGGCGATAGAAGCGGAAAAATACATTGCTGAAGATTCGGCGTTAATAAAATTATGGCCGCGCCTGGCTACTACCATTTCTATAGAAACTGTTCCATCGGGGGCAGAAGTTTTTTGGAAAGACTATGATAAACCCGATGACGAATGGAGATCAGCCGGCTCCACTCCTCTCGAGGATCTAAAATTACCACGTGGTTACCTCCGCATGGAATTCAGAAAAGACGGATACCAAACCGTTGAGTATGCAGGCCCATGGGCCAAGTCCATCGGGCCGCAGATAGATACGGTAAAACTGGATGCATTGGAAAGTTTGCCAAAAGATATGGCACGGATTCCCGACAATGAAGCTCGTATGTACATAGTAGGCCTTGAGCAAACAGGCGGTAATGAAATAGAAGAATTTTTGATGGACAAATTTGAAGTGACCAACAAAGAATTCAAAGAATTCGTGGACGCCGGTGGCTATGCCGACACAAGTTTTTGGAAACACCCCTTCTATGCTAAAGGGGTTGAATACACCGCTGACGAGGCCATGGCAACATTCATCGATAAAACAAACCAACCCGGGCCTGCCAATTGGGAAGCGGGCACCTATCCCGATGGCATGGAGAGCCACCCGGTGACAGGCATTTCTTGGTACGAAGCGGCTGCCTATGCCGTCTTTGCCAAAAAGAAACTCCCCACCATTTACCATTGGAGTGTGGTGGCGCATACCAACAGAACCCAGTATATCGTTCCGCTGAGCAATTTCAACGGAAAATCAACCGTTCCCGTTGGCAGCCTCAGTGGTTATAGCGCTTTTGGTGTGTACGACCTTGCGGGAAATGCACGAGAATGGTGCATGAATGGAAGCGATATCAAAGGCCAGAATTATATTCTTGGTGGCGGGTGGAATGATCCCACCTATGCATTTAACGACAGCTATACCCAATCGGCCATGGATAGAAGTGTGGCCAACGGTTTCCGCTGTATGAAGCTTCTTGAAGGCGAAACGGCTGTGTCACAACTCACGGCAGATGTCGCTCCATTGTTTCGGGATTACTCCTTAGAAAAACCGGTAGACGACAAGACTTTTGCACTTATACTTAACCAATTCATCTATGATAAAACCCCTTTAAATCCTACCATTGAGCAGACGATCAATGGAGAAGGCTGGAAGGCTGAGAAAATAGTCTACGATGCGGGATACAACAATGAGGAGATGGAAGCATGGCTTTATTTGCCAGAAAAGGCAGAAGGACCATATCAACCCATTGTTTTCTTCCCAGGTTCGAATGGTATCTACTCCACCCAATATGACCCCGAGTATGCACCACGCCTTATGAGTTTTGTGATGAAAAGCGGACGTGCACTGGTGGTACCGATTTTCAAAGGAACACATGATCGCCATGACGACTTGAAATCAGACCTTCCCGACGAAACTGTATTCTATAAGGATCATTTAATCATGTGGGGCAAAGAAGTACAGCGAACGATTGATTATCTCGAAACGAGATCGGATATACAAGCAGATAAGATCGGATATTTAGGTTGGAGTTGGGGTGGCTATATGGGTGGAATCATGCCGGCTATTGATAAAAGAATCAAAGCCAGTGTACTGAATGTGGGTGGTATGGTGATGAATAAATCACTCCCTGAAGCTGATCAGCTCAACTACCTGCCTCGTGTTACTCAGCCTACGCTGATGCTAAACGGCAAGCACGATATGTTTTTTCCTGCAGAAACTTCACAGAAACCCATGTTTGAATTTCTGGGCACCCCAGATGCGCATAAAAAACGCATTGTTTATGAAGCAGGACACCTTGTGCCCCGTGTGGGTTTTATGAAGGAGTCACTAGCCTGGTATGATCGCTATTTGGGTGAAGTGAAGTGA
- a CDS encoding DUF6090 family protein, translating into MIKFFRTIRQNLLTQGRVTRYATYAIGEIVLVVIGILIALQINTWNQDNQRAKLEKGILIEIDNNLKGDLIDVQDEIASFKTILRVDSVLIEHFRAKRPFNDSIAAYLHIVAISPHLSPGQNGYKLLESKGIDIISNDSLRMMISNLYERNYSYYMTYAAERFDMLRFQIHPYWTDQFFIEKYEKWPYSKRVAINYDELLDDPQLIARLQNSSYQASIMLSKSLHLNRQIETVREGIRDFLEDN; encoded by the coding sequence ATGATTAAGTTCTTCCGCACCATCCGCCAAAACCTTCTAACGCAAGGCCGCGTGACTCGTTATGCTACCTATGCCATTGGCGAAATTGTCCTGGTGGTGATTGGAATCCTGATCGCTTTACAGATTAATACTTGGAACCAAGACAATCAGCGCGCTAAACTTGAGAAGGGTATTCTGATCGAAATCGACAACAACCTAAAGGGAGACCTCATTGATGTACAGGACGAAATAGCAAGCTTTAAAACCATATTGCGGGTTGATTCTGTGCTTATCGAACATTTTCGGGCAAAACGTCCCTTTAATGATTCCATAGCGGCCTATTTGCATATTGTTGCTATAAGTCCCCATCTCTCGCCAGGTCAAAATGGATATAAGCTTTTGGAGTCAAAAGGAATAGACATCATTTCCAACGACTCTCTTCGCATGATGATCTCAAATCTCTACGAGCGGAATTATTCCTACTACATGACATATGCAGCTGAACGCTTTGATATGCTCCGATTCCAAATACACCCATATTGGACTGATCAATTTTTCATTGAAAAGTATGAGAAATGGCCTTACAGTAAACGGGTTGCGATAAATTATGATGAGCTGCTGGATGACCCGCAGCTCATTGCAAGGTTACAAAACAGTTCGTACCAGGCTTCAATCATGTTGAGCAAGTCGCTCCACCTGAATAGGCAAATTGAAACCGTTCGAGAAGGTATCCGGGATTTTTTAGAAGATAACTAA
- a CDS encoding DUF6090 family protein, producing MLKFFRKTRQNLLAQNRFTRYLVYALGEIFLVVIGILIALQLNNWNAEQKAAKEELKLLQEMRHNLHSDLEDCYWNINKQVELKYSNTAVLRHLEDGTSLTDSLRFHYGNLIYSTTQRRNMSAYDHLKAKGIDLIQNDSLRRNITVVYSERYYYIERQELEYDNVYQMNEVIPQLNAKVILDEGSNTGMPINLSDLKEDEAFKGTLRMNAKVRQSMSNRYSRLSEDLKNLIAHIDQELNDRK from the coding sequence ATGTTAAAATTCTTCCGTAAAACTCGCCAAAACCTGCTCGCCCAGAACCGTTTTACACGCTACCTGGTGTACGCTCTGGGTGAAATTTTTCTTGTGGTAATCGGAATCCTGATCGCACTGCAATTGAACAATTGGAACGCAGAGCAGAAAGCAGCGAAAGAGGAATTAAAACTTTTGCAGGAAATGCGCCACAATCTGCACAGCGATTTGGAAGATTGCTATTGGAACATCAACAAGCAAGTGGAGCTGAAATACTCCAATACCGCTGTTTTGAGGCATCTCGAAGACGGTACCTCCTTGACTGACTCATTGCGTTTTCACTACGGTAACTTGATCTATTCCACTACCCAAAGGCGAAACATGTCGGCTTACGATCACCTAAAAGCCAAAGGAATAGACCTGATTCAAAACGACAGCTTGCGAAGAAACATCACCGTCGTCTATTCCGAACGGTACTATTACATCGAACGGCAAGAGTTGGAATACGACAATGTCTACCAAATGAATGAGGTCATTCCGCAGCTCAATGCCAAAGTGATTTTAGACGAAGGTTCAAATACCGGAATGCCCATCAATCTTTCTGATTTAAAAGAGGATGAAGCATTCAAGGGAACCCTTCGAATGAATGCAAAAGTTCGGCAGTCTATGAGCAATCGGTATTCGCGTTTATCCGAAGATTTGAAAAATCTAATTGCTCATATCGATCAAGAATTGAATGATAGAAAATGA